Within the bacterium genome, the region CGGACGCACACTGACCACGAGGTAGAGGGACGCCACCGATCATGACGACGACGGCAGCGAACGGAGCACCTGTGCTGCGGCTGCGGGACCTCAGCATGTCCTTCGGTGGCGTCCACGCCCTGAGCGGCATCGACATCGATGTCGCTCAGGGCGAACGCCTCGTCATCCTCGGGCCCAACGGGGCCGGCAAGACGACGCTGTTCAACGTCGTGGCCGGAGACCTGCGGCCCACCGCCGGTACCGTCGAGATCGACGGTCTGAATGTGGAGGAGTTGCCGGCCCGGCGGCGCCCGCAACTCGGTATGTCCCGCACCTACCAGCGCTCCCGCCTCTTCGCCGGCCTCACGGTGGAGGAGAACCTCTATCTCGCCGTCCTCGGCAAGGAGGGCCGGCGCTTCCGTCTCCGGATGGGGCGCCGGGACGCCGCCTACCGCGACCGCGCCCGGCGCGCTGCGGCCAACGTCTGGCTTGAGGGGCGCCTCGACACGCTGACCTCCGACCTGTCCCACGGTGAGCAGCGCCAGTTGGAACTGGGCCTCGCCACGGTCACCGAGCCCCGCGTGCTGATGCTCGACGAGCCGGCGTCGGGGCTGTCACGCGGTGAGCGTGAGCGGCTCACCGAATTGCTGATCTCGCTGGAACGAGCGGTGACGCTGCTGCTCATCGACCATGACATGGACGTGGCGCTGAGGGTTGCCGAGCGCGTGGTCGTGATGCACGACGGCATCAAGATCACCGAGGGAACGCCCGACGAGATCCGCGCCAACCCGCAGGTGCACGACATCTACCTCGGGCGGGGGATCGAACATGGCTGAGCCGCTGCTGGAGATCGCGAGCCTCGACGTGGGCTACGGGCAGGCCCAGGTTCTCCACGGGGTGGACCTGCAGGTGGGTCAGGAGGCCGTGTCGGTCATCGGTCGCAACGGGATGGGCAAGACGACGCTCTGCAACGCCATCATGGGTCTGCTGCCCGTCATGGGTGGCTCCATCCGCTTCCGCGGCGCCGATTTGGTCGGTTTGCCGCCGTACAAGATCGCTGCCTCCGGTATCGGCTACGTGCCGCAGGGCCGCCGGCTGTTCACGTCACTCACCGTGGACGAGCACTTGGCGATGCTTGCCCGCGACGCGCGCGGCAAGCGCTGGACGCCCACGGAGGTCTACGAGCTCTTCCCCCGGCTGGCGGAGCGCAAGAAGCTCAGCGCCACGAGCCTCTCCGGCGGTGAGCAGCAGATGCTGGCCATCGGCCGGGCGCTGCTGCTGAACGCCGATCTGATGCTCATGGACGAACCGTCCGAGGGTCTGGCGCCCACGATTGTGGAGCAGTTGGTGGCCACCTCCCGCCGCCTTGTGAGCGAGGGGATCGCGATCCTGCTTGTGGAGCAGAACCTGAGCGTGGCGACGGCCGTCTCGGATCGTCAGGTGGTGATGGTCTCGGGGCACATCGAGACGGAGATCAGTTCGCAGGAACTGCTGGACGATCCCGACGCCCAGCGCCGCTATCTCGGTGTGGAATCGCTGGAGGACACCGAGGCCTGACCGACACCGGAGCCTGACTCCGCTGTCATCCCGGCGCCGCCCCCTCTTTTCGTCATTCCGGCGAAGGCCGGAATCCAGCACCCCCGGCGGGCTAGGCGCTGGTCCCTGCCGGAACCGCTTCGCAGAAGCTCTTCACCCGCCCGCTCAACTCCTCCCGGTAGGTCGCCACGCGGCTCATCTTGAGGTCCTCGTAGCCGCGGATCTGATCGACCAGATCGGCGATCTCGACCGCTTCGTCCCGGTTGATGGCGTCAAGCGTGCCCAGCAGCCCCCGGATCGCCGCGCGGTACTCGTCGGGCAGCCGGCGCTCGCAGCGACGCACCCGGGCGTAGCCGAAGAGGTCCAAAGGTGTGCCGCGCAACCGCTTGGCAGCCCGGAGCCCGACCAGCAAGGGGCGGGCCCAGCGTCCCAGTCTCAGTTTGCGGGACACGCCGAGTGCACGGAGGAACGGGGGGTGCAGGTGCCAGACGAGTCGGGCGCCGGGGCCCGCGATCGACTCGGCCTGTGTCGCCGCGGCCGGCTCGAGCAACAGCCGGGCCACCTCGTACTCGTCCTTGTAGGCCATCAGCTTGTGCAGGCTGCGCGCCACCGTCTCTGTGAGGTCCCAGCCGACGAGGTCCTCCTCGGCGTCGGCCACCTCGGCCACGAAGCGCAGGAATTCCTCGGCATAGCCCGGCGACTGGTAGGTAGTCAGGTCGGCGGAAAGCATCTCCAGCAGATCGCCGAGGCCGGTGCGTGCGGCAAGTGGATCCAGGAGCCGGCGGACCGGCGGTGCGAGGGCGTCCCCGCTGTCGATCTGGGATCCCTCGGCGTCGTCGTCGGGGGGCGGGCTGACCCCGATCAAGGCGGCGTTCGCGGCGGCCAACTCCACGCCGGCGGGATCGATCACCCATTGCCGGCCCCAGCGGAAGGCCTCACGGTTGCGCTCGGCGGCCACGCCGTTCAGGTCGACGGCGGACTCGAACGAAGCGGCGGTTATCGGCAGCGCCCCGCACTGGTAGGCCACGCCGATCAGGAACACGTTGGCCGACGTGGTGTTGCCGAAGAGGCGCCGCGTGATGGCGCCCGCGTCCACCCAGCGGTTCTCACCTGCCCGCGAGGTGGCGTCGACGACCGACCGCAACTCTTCGGTTCTGGGATAGCCCTGCTCGGGGTGCACAACCATCTGGCCCGTGCTGGTGGGTGTGACCGAGGCCACCACCAGGGTGCGCTCGGCAGAGGCGCCCGACAGTCCCCCCGGGGCGGCGGCGGTGAGCAGGTCGAAGGCCAGGTAGAGGTCCACCATCCCCTCCGTGGCCTTGTTGGAGGCGATCGGCTCCTCCGCGCTGATGCGCACGTCGCTCAGTACGGGGCCCGCTTTCTGCGACAGCCCGGTCTGGTCGAGTCCCTGCACGTGCCGCCCGCTCAGCAGGGCAGCGGTTCCCAGCAGGTGCGAGGCGGTCACGACGCCGGTGCCGCCGATTCCTGCCATCCGCACGGTCATGTTCCCGGGTCCCGCGGCTGCCGGCTCGGCGATCTCGTCCGGTGGCTGGGGCCGGACTCGCTCAGCCAGCGCCGGCGTGGCCGCGGCCCTCTTGCGTGCGATGCGGCGTTGGCGGCCGGCGCGAGCGGAGCGCACCGTGGCGAAGGAGGGGCAGTCACCGTCGATGCAGGAGTAGTCGAAGTTGCACGTCGTCTGGTCGATCTTGGTCTTCCGGCCGTAAGGCGTGTCGACCGGCTGCACCGACAGGCAGTTGCTCACGTCGCCGCAGTCGCCGCAGCCCTCGCAGACCCGCTCGTTGATGAGCACCCGGGTCTTGGGCGTGGGTCGCTGGCCGCGGCGGCGGGCCCGGCGCAGCTCGGCGGCACAGAACTGGTCGTGGATCAGGACGGTCACGCCTTCGACGTCGCGCAGCTTCTCCTGCGCTTCGATCAGGCGCTTGCGGTCCCAGACCTCGACGCCGGTCGGCAACGTGACGCGCTTGTAGCGGCCGAGATCCTCGGTGGTGATCAGGACCTGACGCACACCCTGGGCAAGCAGGATCCTGGCCATCTCCGGGACGCCCACGATGCCGGTTGGATCCTGCCCGCCGGTCATGGCCACGGCGCCGTTGTACAGCAGCTTGAACGTGATGTTCACCCCGGCCGCCACGGCGAATTGGATGCCCAACTGGCCGGAGTGGGCGTAGGTGCCGTCGCCGAGGTTCTGGATGGAATGGGCCCGCTCGGTGAACGGCGACATGCCCACCCAGGTGGCGCCCTCGGCGCCCATCGAGCACACCGAACTCCACTGGCCCACCCGCTCGGGTTCCATGAGCGAGACCATGCCGTGGCAGCCGATTCCGACGCCCACCAGCGAGCCGTCGGGGACCCGGGTGCTGGAGTTGTGCGGGCAGCCCGAGCAGAAGTAGGGAGTGCGGCGGGCACCGACGGGCAGCGACTGTCCGCGGCGCGGCGCCGCCGGCGGCGGGCCGAGGCGGTCATCGCTGAGGTGCGCGGAGAGCCGTGCATGCAGCGGGCCGGTGAGCGCGTCGGCGTCGAGGCCGGCGTGGCGGGCCAGCAGCGGCTCGCCCCGGTCGTCCCGCTTGCCCACCACGGCGGGCCGGTCGGCCAGCGGGTACAGGGCGTCCTTCACGAACAGCTCCAGGTGCGGGTCCTTCTCCTCCAGCACGATCACCTCGGAGAGCCCGGCGGCGAAGCTCCGCACGAAGGCGCCCTCCAGCGGGTAGGGGAGCGAGAACTTCGCCAGGCGGATGCCGGCGCCGGCGATGTCACCGATGCTGGGAAGGCCCAGCAGGCGCAGCGCCTCCAGCATCTCGTGGTAGCAGTTCCCGGAGGCGACGATCCCCACCCGCGCGGGGCCATCGGGGGTGGTGAGGCGGTTCAGCCCGTTGCGGGACCCGTAGCTGCGGGCCAGCTCCAGACGAACCTCGACGAGGTCCCGCTCGATGTCGTTGGTGTACGGGGGCATGAGGTTGCCGTCGGGCCGGTGGCGGTACGGCTCGGGTGGGCCGTCGTGACCGGGCAGCACGGGCAGGCGGTAGGGCGCGGCGGTGCCGCCGCCGCGGCCGTTGGCTGCTCCCCAGCCGTCGCCCCCCAGATCCACCGAGCCGGTGCCGTCGGCGACGCCGGCCACGATCCGCAACGCCGTCACCACCCCGCACGACCGGGACAGGGCGATGGCGTGGCGCCCCAAGTCGAGCGCCTCCTGCGGGTCGCCGGGCACCAGGAAGGGCATGCGCAGCGCCGCCAGGGTGCCCTCGGAGGAACTGCCGACGGTGGAGGACTTGGCGTAGGGGTCGTCGCCGACCAGCATCACCGCCCCGCCGAGCGGCGACGTCCCGGTCAGCACGGCGTGGCGCATGGCGTCACAGGCCCGGTCCAACCCCGGGGCCTTGCCGTACCACACGCCCAGGACCCCGTCCTTGGTGGCATCGCTGAACCCTGCCACGAGTTGGCTGCCCATGACCGCGGCCGCGGCCAGTTCCTCGTTGAGACCGGGCTGGTGGACGAGCTGCAGCCCGGCGGCCTCGGCCAGCCCGGCCACCCGGGTGGCCTCCATGTCGAGGGTGGCCAGGGGCGACCCCGGGTAGCCGCAGACGAAGGCGGCGGTGTCGTGGCCGGCTGCGCGGTCGCGGCGCAACTGCTCGAACGGCAGCCTGGCCAGGATCTGCACGCCCGAGGCGAAGACCCTGCCCTCGTCGCGCAGGTACCGGTCGTCGAGGCGGTACGCCGGGGTCCCTACGCTCGGGTCACCAGATGTCGCCGGGTTCGTCGTGGGGTCTATACGTGCAGGCTACCGCGGGGGTCCCCGACTGTCCCGCGCGGAGTGCTGCGGGGCGCCACGAGCCGCTGCGCAGGCAGATGCAGGTACGCGTCGGCTGCTCGCGGCCTCGCCCGCTCCGCCTAACATCCGCAGCGTGAACGTGGATCCCGAGGTGGCCGACGAACTCGTCGCCACCATTGCAGCCTGGGTGGACCGGGAAGTGGTCCCGACGGCGAGCCGATTCGAGCACGCCGACGAGTTCCCCGAGGCCATGTTCACCCGGATGTGCGACTTCGGCCTCTTCGGCGCCACGATCGCCCCGAACTACGGCGGCCTCGGACTCGACGCCCTGACCTACGCCCGCATCGTTGAGGAGTTGTCCCGGGGTTGGATGTCCCTCGCGGGAATCCTCAACACCCACATGCTGTCCGTGGCCATGATCAGCCGCTTCGGAACTCCCGAGCAGCAGGCACGGTTCCTGCCCCGCATGGTGGACGGCTCGCTGCGGGCCGCCTTCTCGCTGTCGGAGCCCGACGCCGGCAGCGACACCCGGAACATCCGCTGCCGGGCCGTCCCCGACGGCGACGAGTGGCTCGTGAACGGCACCAAGATGTGGGTCACCAACGGCATGCGCGCCGGGCTCGTGATGCTGCTGGCGCGGACCCCCGACGACCGGATCACCTGCTTCATCGTGGAGAAGGCCCCGGGCCCGGCTGACGGGGGGCTGACAATCAGCCGCAAGATCGACAAGCTGGGCTACAAGGGCGTCGAGACGGTGGAGATGTCCTACGTCGACCACCGTGTGCCCGACGCCAACATGCTCGGCGGCCCCGAGGGTCTGGGCAAGGGTCTGCGCTACGCGCTCGCCGCCCTCGAGCTGGGAAGGGTGAACATCGCCGCCCGCGCCGTGGGCGTGGCACAGGCGGCATACGACGCCGCCATGGCCTACGCCCAGGAGCGTCATACGTTCGGCAAGCCCATCTTCGAGCACCAGGCCGTGCGGTTCATGCTGGCGGAGATGGCGACCAAGCTGCATGCCGCCCGACTACTTACCTACGACGCCGCCCGGCGTTACGACGAGGGGCAGCGCATCGACCTCGAGGCGGGCATGGCCAAGCTCTTCGCCTCCGAGGCCGCCTACGAGATCGCCACCGACGCCATGCGCATCCACGGTGGTTACGGTTACACCACCGAGTACCCCGTGGAGCGCTACTACCGGGACGTCCCGCTGATGATCATCGGCGAGGGCACCAACGAGATCCAGAAACTCGTCATCGCCCGCCAGCTCCTAGCCCGCTGGCTGGAGAAGAACTAGCTCCTGCAGGGCCAGGCCGGGCCGTCGGTGGCGCTCCGGCGGCCTCTGAGAATGGCCGCTGCGGCGTCCAGCGGCACCCCCGCCCTTCCTGGATGTCATTCCGTCGAAGGCAGGAACCAGTGCCCAGCGGTCGGCGCGGTGCGGCCGGTCTTCCGCGATGGTGGGGCGGCCTGATCCGGGTTACAAAGGCTGATTTTCGGCGCTGTCTAGCGGGCAAAAACGAGCGACTTGTAGGCCTCGACGCCTTCGCCGTAGCGGTCGGTGACGCACGCCTCGTGCGCGTCCCACGTGGCTAAGACCGTCTCGTTGCCCGCGGCGGTCCATTCCTCCCAGCCGTCGCTTCCGGGCTCATGGCCGAGTGCCCTTGCTGTCTCCCAATCGTCGTTCGAGGCGGCCTGCGCGGCGAGCGCCAGCGCATACTCACCAGAACAGTCGGCGAACGTCAGACATCCGGGATGCGCCGCGTTCGCAGCGTCGAGGCAGTCAACGTGGCCCCACTGCTCGTACTCGGTCTGCTGGCGGTCCAACACGAGAGCGATGACCACGTCGATCGGACATGGCGCGCCTTCGACCAACTCGCACGCCGTGTTGTATTCGTAGGCATGCTCCGAAAATCCCGCCAGGGTCACCCGCGGTGGGAGTTGGCGCGTGGACACCTCGTTCGTGACGGTGCGGACGAAGCTTGCGAATGCCTCACGGGACACCCCCAAGCCGTTCGCGATCTGGCTGAGTGTCCTCGAAGCGCTGTCGTGGGGCGTTGTGTCCGTCTCCTCCCAGGCGGCCAACAGCAGGGCCGCATCGAGGTCGCTCAAGTCAGCGGCGCCGAATGTGGCCCGCAGTGCCGCCACGACATTGGCGGCGGCGTCGGCGGTGATCTCCTGATCGCGGAGGGCGGCGGCGAGGTCTCGCTCTGCCTCGTCCGTCACTCCGCGGCGCGCCAGATTGGCCTCGATCTCAGAAGCCTCGTTGGCCTCCTCGTTGGCTTGAGTAAGCAGACGCGCACCCACAGCCAGCCCGACAGCCACTATGGCGAGCAACACGAGTCGTCGCCAGTGGCGGTGTAGCAGCCGACGCACCATTCGGAGTTCCGCGGCGGACCGGCGCATGATGCGAGTCTGCCTGCGGCGTCCGGCAGTTCCACACTGAGATTGGCGACCGACCGTACTTAGTCAGTAAGCTGGCTAAGCTTGGATTGTGAGGTATGCCGTACTAGGGAGAAGAGGGAATGGTCAGCGTCGGCGTGCATGAGGCCAAGACGACGCTTTCAAGACTGCTGCGTCGTGCCAGCGCGGGTGAGGACGTCGTGATCACCCGCGGCGGTGAGCCGGTTGCGCGGCTCGTCCCGGTCGAACAATCGGGACGGAGAGAGTTGGGGCAGGACATCGGTGTCTTTGAGTACCCGGAGGACTTCAACGAGCCGCTGCCAGCGGCTCTGCTCGGTGCCTTCGAGGGTGAGAGCGCGTGAGGGTACTGATCGACACATGCGTGTTCCTATGGATGAGGATGGCACCGGATCGACTCGCCCCGAAGGTGCGCGAGACCCTTGTGGACAGAGGAAACGATGTCCTGTTTTCGGCCGTGTCCTCCTGGGAGATCGCAATCAAGTACACGGTGGGGCGCCTCGCGTTGCCCGAAGAGCCTGACGTCTTTGTCTCCGAGCGGATTGCCTCGAGCGGGCTCACGCCACTCGCCGTCGAGCATTCCCACGCCCTCCGGGTTGCCTCGCTGCCGATGCACCACCGAGATCCGTTCGACCGCCTGCTGATTGCCCAGGCGGTTGAGTTGCAGGTGCCGGTCATCACCGACGATCGGCAGTTCGACCTGTACGGGATCGACGTGATCTCGGCTGTGCCCCGGCCGGTCGCTTAGGGGCGGTCTCGACTGCTGTGGGAGGAGCGGCTCATGCCGCAACCGTTTCGTAGACTGGTCTCCCCGCCCCCGTAGCTCAGGGGACAGAGCAGGGGACTTCTAATCCCAAGGCCGCAGGTTCGAATCCTGCCGGGGGCGCTGATGAGTCAACGCACCGACACCACCAGAGCAGAGGCTGAGGCCGGCCCGGACGCGGCGCGGCCGGTTCCCGATCTGGATGTCCTCGACAGCATCCAGCGGCGGCTGCTGTGGCTGGCGACTCGCATCGTGGACGTGGCCAACCGGCGGGAGGGGCTGGAGATCAAGGTCGGGGGACATCAGGCTTCCTCGGCGTCGATGGTGTCGATCATGACGGCGCTGTGGTTCGCCCACATCGACGGCAACGACAAGGTGGCCGTCAAGCCGCACGCCTCGCCCGTGTACCACGCCATCAAGTACCTCACCGGCGAGCTGGACCGCTCGTACCTCACCACGCTGCGCAAGCGCGGCG harbors:
- a CDS encoding ABC transporter ATP-binding protein — its product is MTTTAANGAPVLRLRDLSMSFGGVHALSGIDIDVAQGERLVILGPNGAGKTTLFNVVAGDLRPTAGTVEIDGLNVEELPARRRPQLGMSRTYQRSRLFAGLTVEENLYLAVLGKEGRRFRLRMGRRDAAYRDRARRAAANVWLEGRLDTLTSDLSHGEQRQLELGLATVTEPRVLMLDEPASGLSRGERERLTELLISLERAVTLLLIDHDMDVALRVAERVVVMHDGIKITEGTPDEIRANPQVHDIYLGRGIEHG
- a CDS encoding ABC transporter ATP-binding protein; the encoded protein is MAEPLLEIASLDVGYGQAQVLHGVDLQVGQEAVSVIGRNGMGKTTLCNAIMGLLPVMGGSIRFRGADLVGLPPYKIAASGIGYVPQGRRLFTSLTVDEHLAMLARDARGKRWTPTEVYELFPRLAERKKLSATSLSGGEQQMLAIGRALLLNADLMLMDEPSEGLAPTIVEQLVATSRRLVSEGIAILLVEQNLSVATAVSDRQVVMVSGHIETEISSQELLDDPDAQRRYLGVESLEDTEA
- a CDS encoding indolepyruvate ferredoxin oxidoreductase family protein, with amino-acid sequence MDPTTNPATSGDPSVGTPAYRLDDRYLRDEGRVFASGVQILARLPFEQLRRDRAAGHDTAAFVCGYPGSPLATLDMEATRVAGLAEAAGLQLVHQPGLNEELAAAAVMGSQLVAGFSDATKDGVLGVWYGKAPGLDRACDAMRHAVLTGTSPLGGAVMLVGDDPYAKSSTVGSSSEGTLAALRMPFLVPGDPQEALDLGRHAIALSRSCGVVTALRIVAGVADGTGSVDLGGDGWGAANGRGGGTAAPYRLPVLPGHDGPPEPYRHRPDGNLMPPYTNDIERDLVEVRLELARSYGSRNGLNRLTTPDGPARVGIVASGNCYHEMLEALRLLGLPSIGDIAGAGIRLAKFSLPYPLEGAFVRSFAAGLSEVIVLEEKDPHLELFVKDALYPLADRPAVVGKRDDRGEPLLARHAGLDADALTGPLHARLSAHLSDDRLGPPPAAPRRGQSLPVGARRTPYFCSGCPHNSSTRVPDGSLVGVGIGCHGMVSLMEPERVGQWSSVCSMGAEGATWVGMSPFTERAHSIQNLGDGTYAHSGQLGIQFAVAAGVNITFKLLYNGAVAMTGGQDPTGIVGVPEMARILLAQGVRQVLITTEDLGRYKRVTLPTGVEVWDRKRLIEAQEKLRDVEGVTVLIHDQFCAAELRRARRRGQRPTPKTRVLINERVCEGCGDCGDVSNCLSVQPVDTPYGRKTKIDQTTCNFDYSCIDGDCPSFATVRSARAGRQRRIARKRAAATPALAERVRPQPPDEIAEPAAAGPGNMTVRMAGIGGTGVVTASHLLGTAALLSGRHVQGLDQTGLSQKAGPVLSDVRISAEEPIASNKATEGMVDLYLAFDLLTAAAPGGLSGASAERTLVVASVTPTSTGQMVVHPEQGYPRTEELRSVVDATSRAGENRWVDAGAITRRLFGNTTSANVFLIGVAYQCGALPITAASFESAVDLNGVAAERNREAFRWGRQWVIDPAGVELAAANAALIGVSPPPDDDAEGSQIDSGDALAPPVRRLLDPLAARTGLGDLLEMLSADLTTYQSPGYAEEFLRFVAEVADAEEDLVGWDLTETVARSLHKLMAYKDEYEVARLLLEPAAATQAESIAGPGARLVWHLHPPFLRALGVSRKLRLGRWARPLLVGLRAAKRLRGTPLDLFGYARVRRCERRLPDEYRAAIRGLLGTLDAINRDEAVEIADLVDQIRGYEDLKMSRVATYREELSGRVKSFCEAVPAGTSA
- a CDS encoding acyl-CoA dehydrogenase family protein, with translation MNVDPEVADELVATIAAWVDREVVPTASRFEHADEFPEAMFTRMCDFGLFGATIAPNYGGLGLDALTYARIVEELSRGWMSLAGILNTHMLSVAMISRFGTPEQQARFLPRMVDGSLRAAFSLSEPDAGSDTRNIRCRAVPDGDEWLVNGTKMWVTNGMRAGLVMLLARTPDDRITCFIVEKAPGPADGGLTISRKIDKLGYKGVETVEMSYVDHRVPDANMLGGPEGLGKGLRYALAALELGRVNIAARAVGVAQAAYDAAMAYAQERHTFGKPIFEHQAVRFMLAEMATKLHAARLLTYDAARRYDEGQRIDLEAGMAKLFASEAAYEIATDAMRIHGGYGYTTEYPVERYYRDVPLMIIGEGTNEIQKLVIARQLLARWLEKN
- a CDS encoding type II toxin-antitoxin system prevent-host-death family antitoxin, whose protein sequence is MVSVGVHEAKTTLSRLLRRASAGEDVVITRGGEPVARLVPVEQSGRRELGQDIGVFEYPEDFNEPLPAALLGAFEGESA
- a CDS encoding type II toxin-antitoxin system VapC family toxin; the protein is MRVLIDTCVFLWMRMAPDRLAPKVRETLVDRGNDVLFSAVSSWEIAIKYTVGRLALPEEPDVFVSERIASSGLTPLAVEHSHALRVASLPMHHRDPFDRLLIAQAVELQVPVITDDRQFDLYGIDVISAVPRPVA